One window of the Solanum stenotomum isolate F172 chromosome 11, ASM1918654v1, whole genome shotgun sequence genome contains the following:
- the LOC125843982 gene encoding uncharacterized protein LOC125843982, which produces MAENEEDDYMGDLSHFLPPGASSLPSKTASSKPEVPNKKRKVFNWHERKKLKREQKQIEEDQKTLVNLESAIPESNIGFKMLKQMGYTPGSALGKEGSGRSEPVGLEIRRGRAGIGKEDDKVEKMRKEMEKAKRDRRTEEELMETFGSHLKERWKDKRIVSNFHKADAVLAQLENREVVTEKKEEEDVGKDEEEEEEEPITEEDLLNTLMKLRDAYHYCLFCGCQYESTEALQSNCPGITEDDH; this is translated from the exons ATGgcggaaaatgaagaagatgattaCATGGGAGACCTTTCTCACTTTCTTCCTCCAGGAGCTTCTTCTCTTCCCTCTAAAACG GCATCAAGTAAGCCTGAAGTTCCGAACAAGAAACGTAAGGTGTTTAACTGGCACGAAAGGAAAAAGCTCAAGAGAGAGCAGAAGCAAATTGAAGAGGACCAAAAAACTCTAGTCAATTTAGAGTCAGCAATTCCTGAGAGCAACATTGGATTCAAAATGTTGAAACAAATGGGTTATACTCCGGGATCAGCATTAGGCAAGGAAGGTTCTGGTAGGTCTGAACCTGTGGGACTGGAAATCCGAAGGGGCCGTGCTGGGATTGGGAAAGAAGATGATAAGGTAGAGAAGATGAGGAAGGAAATGGAGAAGGCTAAGAGGGATAGAAGGACAGAAGAAGAGCTAATGGAAACTTTTGGATCTCACCTGAAGGAGCGATGGAAGGATAAGAGGATTGTCAGCAATTTTCACAAGGCTGATGCAGTACTGGCTCAGTTAGAGAATAGGGAGGTCGTAACggagaaaaaggaagaagaggatGTAGGAAAGgatgaggaggaggaagaggaagaaccGATCACAGAAGAG GATTTGCTCAATACATTGATGAAGCTGAGAGATGCGTATCATTACTGTCTTTTCTGTGGATGTCAG tATGAATCAACCGAGGCACTGCAGTCTAACTGCCCTGGGATAACCGAGGATGACCACTAG